In Xanthocytophaga agilis, the following are encoded in one genomic region:
- a CDS encoding peroxiredoxin translates to MALQKGDKAPFFKLVSSDFKSANSDKKEVSLDDYKGKNLVVLFFPLAFSSVCTAELCSMRDNIGEYTDLNTEVVAISVDSPYVLDRFKKDQSLTFLLLSDFNKEVSTAYGALYENFAWGMKGVSKRSAFVIDGDGVIQYAEVLENAGDVPDFDAIKKVLNELTR, encoded by the coding sequence ATGGCACTTCAGAAAGGCGATAAAGCTCCATTTTTTAAATTAGTATCTTCTGATTTTAAGTCTGCAAATTCAGACAAAAAAGAAGTTTCACTGGATGATTATAAAGGAAAAAATCTTGTGGTTTTATTTTTTCCTCTGGCATTTAGCAGTGTATGTACTGCTGAGCTATGTAGCATGCGCGACAATATAGGGGAGTATACAGATCTCAATACAGAGGTGGTTGCTATTTCTGTAGATTCACCTTATGTACTGGATAGGTTCAAAAAAGATCAGAGCCTTACTTTTCTTTTACTATCTGATTTTAACAAAGAAGTTTCAACAGCCTATGGAGCTCTTTATGAAAACTTTGCGTGGGGAATGAAAGGCGTATCCAAACGTTCGGCTTTTGTGATTGATGGAGATGGAGTGATTCAATATGCTGAGGTTTTGGAAAATGCCGGGGATGTGCCAGATTTTGATGCGATTAAAAAGGTATTAAATGAGTTGACTAGATAA